In Achromobacter pestifer, the DNA window ACCTACCGCCTGCCGGAACTCGGCCAGCTGGAATCGCTTGCCGACCTTCTCACCGACATCGACCAGGGCGTCAAGCCCAAGGGCCTGTACCGCGACATCCTGGGCAGCTCCTGGGACATCGGCGGGGCGCGCCCCAAGACCATCGTGCGCGACGAGCAGGGCGAAATGTGGATCGCCAAGTTTCCGCGCAAGGGGGATTCCTACGACCGCCAGCGGGTCGAGTACGCCAACCTGCAGATGGCGCGGGACATAGGCCTGACAGTGCCCGACATCCGCCTGGTCGAAACGCACCTGGGGGCCGTGCTGCTCACGCACCGCTTCGACCGCGAACAACTGCCGGCCGGGCAAGGCATTGCGGCGGCCGTCGCCCGCCGGCACTTCCTCAGCGGCGCCTCGCTCATCAGCCCATCCGCGCAGATCGGCAAACGCGAACTGGACGGAGCGCGCGGCAAGGCCACGTATTCGTACGCCCGGCTGGCCGACGTAGTCCGCCGCATATCGTCCAATCCGGTGCAGGACCTGAAGGAGCTGTACGCGCGCATGGTCCTGAACGTAGCCGTGCACAACACCGACGACCACCTGAAGAACGTCGGTTTTCTCAAGGACGAGGGCGCGCATACCTACCGCCTGTCGCCCTTGTTCGACGTGGTCACGCAGGAAGGCTCCGCCAGGCACTACCTGCACATCGGCGCAGCCGGCCGCGAAAGCTCTTTCCAGAACTGCCTGAGCGAATACCGGCGTTTCGGCCTGCGTTCCGAAGCCATCGCGCGCGACATCCTGGATCGGGTGCTGGAAGTGGCGGCACAGCGCCGGCGCTACTACGACGCGGCGGGGATGACGGCGGACGAAATCGGGCACGTGGAAGCGTCGTTGACGGCCTGGCGCCACGGTATATTGCCGGTATGAAAAAGCTGGATATCCCCGCACTGGAGATCTTCGTCGCGGCCGTCGAAGAAAAAAGCCTGTCGAAAGCGGCCGAACGCGAGAACCTGGTGACCTCCGCCGCCAGCAAGCGCGTCGCGGAACTGGAGCGGCACCTGGAGCGCACCTTGCTGCACCGGCACGGACGGGGGGTCGAGCCCACGCCGGCCGGCGCATTGCTGTACCAGCGCGCCAAGGCCATCCTGCGCAGCGTGCAATTGACGGAAAGCGCCATCAACGGCTATTCCGCCGACGGCCAGGCGAAGATCCGCCTGGCCTCCAATCCGTCCACCATCCTGCAATTCCTGCCCAGCGTGATGGGCCGCTTCCTGGCCGACCGGCGCGACGTCAGCGTGGACCTGCTCGATGCCCATAGCTACGACATTCCGCGCATGGTGGCGGAATCCTCGGTCGACATCGGCATCTATCACGCCGACCATCCGGTGCCGGGCGTGGCCTCGTTTCCCTTTCGCCGCGACCGCGTCGGGCTGGTGGTGCCGGTGGGGCACCCGTTGGCGGGACGCGGCGAGCTGTTCCTCGAAGAGGCGCTGGATTACGACCTGCTGGGCTATTTCCCGCGCCATTCGCTGGATCAGTTCCTGGCCTACGTGGGCCAGACGCTGACGCGTCCGCCCAACGTCAAATTGCAGGTGTCCAACTTCGAAACCCGCTGCCGCATGATCCGCGAAGGATTGGGCATAGGCATCGTGCCCGAAGGCATCGCCCGCAACTATCTGGCTTCGATGG includes these proteins:
- a CDS encoding type II toxin-antitoxin system HipA family toxin produces the protein MQTRKHKSVESELYVYVDIRGEAVLAGLLTLDDSDENHFYAEFTYVQSYVNDPRAFALDPLNLPLADARTTFRTESRYETLGAIFDAAPDAWGRNVMRVDNAGARVTEDEVLLKGRGMGVGALFFSARQLTPNMRKTYRLPELGQLESLADLLTDIDQGVKPKGLYRDILGSSWDIGGARPKTIVRDEQGEMWIAKFPRKGDSYDRQRVEYANLQMARDIGLTVPDIRLVETHLGAVLLTHRFDREQLPAGQGIAAAVARRHFLSGASLISPSAQIGKRELDGARGKATYSYARLADVVRRISSNPVQDLKELYARMVLNVAVHNTDDHLKNVGFLKDEGAHTYRLSPLFDVVTQEGSARHYLHIGAAGRESSFQNCLSEYRRFGLRSEAIARDILDRVLEVAAQRRRYYDAAGMTADEIGHVEASLTAWRHGILPV
- a CDS encoding LysR family transcriptional regulator, which codes for MKKLDIPALEIFVAAVEEKSLSKAAERENLVTSAASKRVAELERHLERTLLHRHGRGVEPTPAGALLYQRAKAILRSVQLTESAINGYSADGQAKIRLASNPSTILQFLPSVMGRFLADRRDVSVDLLDAHSYDIPRMVAESSVDIGIYHADHPVPGVASFPFRRDRVGLVVPVGHPLAGRGELFLEEALDYDLLGYFPRHSLDQFLAYVGQTLTRPPNVKLQVSNFETRCRMIREGLGIGIVPEGIARNYLASMGLVLLRLRDAWAERQFYVCVRDAAQLARPVEELLRALTASVADAP